Proteins encoded together in one uncultured Desulfobacter sp. window:
- the mfd gene encoding transcription-repair coupling factor, whose product MLDTILNSLKKNRLTMLGMGDNHAPKAWMIAQMFSLLNQPLVVVLPDAKKASAFMSDLEFFMSNDRQRIIFFPGSHYPGAKNIAFHKETSASRLAALFSIRETIRDRFLLVTYVDPLLSFLMPKEVMADSFELVMANEEIDRDRLLETLETSGYSRSTLVEDPGEYAVRGGIVDIFPPGLKQPVRLEFFGDLVESIRHFSPYTQRGTKELVETIIVPATEAVITKESLPHVQARLRQAGAQAGLTADRIRDYVNQIRDKGRFDGIESMLPIVYDSLVTLFDYLPENTFFILDEADVLPQKAVDFYDGLTHHFKSLTDEKRLSLPPESICLDWPSTEKKIFASKSLSFKSVILEEDKSRANVLSLTCSDNRALSEALRNRTKDVTPLTPLVEWIGQQQQDVQYILFVLTQDAQAKRLNALLAPYGIEPQYCRDFSDLCAMKPGLYFTVGALSSGFIPALENFSIVTEGEIFGRKRIRRRVSARRDLKAQFIAPEELKNGDFVVHLEHGVGRYEGLFSLTVSGISQDFILVVYQDDDKLYVPVDRMEVIGKYIGVDGYTPVLDKIGSKSWTNSKAKAKAEVEKMAAGLLDLYARRKVAKGFSFSRPDNYYNDFEAGFPYEETRDQLRAIDDVHLDMEKNTPMDRLVCGDVGYGKTEVAIRAAFKAVNDGKQVALVVPTTILAEQHLNTFRDRFKEYPVIIECLSRFRTRKEQTDILKRTAGGAVDIVIGTHRLLQKDVVFKSLGLLIIDEEQRFGVKHKEKLKEKRASVDVLALSATPIPRTLHMSLTGMRDISVITTPPADRQPIISYISKYEDAVVRDAVVKELDRKGQVFFVHNNIKTIFKTAENIQKLVPDAKIGVAHGRLSETELEKVMEQFIHQQINVLVCTTIIESGLDIPSANTMIIDKAERFGLSQIYQLRGRIGRGDDQAYAYLFIADESRLTKDARKRLAALMEHRDLGSGFQIAMKDLQIRGAGTALGASQSGHIAAVGYDMFLKLLDHAVKDMKGEHVAEPLEPEINASMSSGFPDDYIESVEQRLTIYRRLSRLTRVSDISDMKKELVDRYGKLPKPAENMLLKIMLRIFAIKAGVKRLDVTPDVLVLEFSPDHMTRSLTDIETVLKKTVDAKFVKKTSVRIQLGRKRSNISRALLETKKILSSIF is encoded by the coding sequence ATGCTTGATACCATTTTAAATTCGTTGAAAAAAAACAGACTCACCATGCTTGGTATGGGTGACAACCATGCCCCGAAAGCATGGATGATCGCTCAGATGTTTTCCCTGTTGAACCAGCCTTTGGTTGTTGTTTTGCCTGACGCCAAGAAAGCTTCGGCTTTTATGTCGGATCTTGAATTTTTTATGTCCAACGATCGGCAGCGCATCATCTTTTTTCCAGGCAGCCATTATCCGGGGGCCAAAAACATCGCCTTTCACAAAGAGACATCCGCCTCAAGACTTGCGGCCCTGTTCAGCATCCGTGAGACTATTCGAGACCGCTTTCTTCTGGTGACCTATGTGGATCCGCTTTTATCCTTTCTGATGCCTAAAGAGGTGATGGCAGACAGTTTTGAACTGGTTATGGCCAATGAAGAGATTGACAGGGACAGGTTGCTGGAAACCCTTGAAACAAGTGGGTATAGCCGGTCAACACTTGTTGAGGACCCTGGAGAGTATGCGGTCAGGGGGGGTATTGTTGACATTTTTCCCCCGGGACTCAAGCAGCCGGTGCGCCTGGAATTTTTCGGGGATCTTGTGGAGTCCATACGCCATTTTTCTCCCTACACCCAGCGTGGTACAAAGGAGCTTGTTGAAACCATCATTGTGCCGGCCACAGAGGCTGTGATCACAAAAGAAAGTTTGCCCCATGTCCAGGCCCGTCTGCGACAGGCGGGGGCCCAGGCCGGATTAACGGCGGACAGAATCCGGGATTACGTCAATCAAATCCGTGATAAAGGGCGGTTCGACGGCATCGAGTCCATGCTGCCCATCGTGTATGATTCCTTGGTCACTTTGTTCGACTACCTGCCGGAAAACACGTTTTTCATATTGGATGAAGCCGATGTGCTGCCGCAAAAAGCCGTGGATTTTTATGACGGGTTAACTCATCATTTTAAATCCCTGACTGATGAAAAACGATTAAGCCTGCCACCGGAATCGATCTGCCTGGACTGGCCGAGCACCGAAAAAAAAATTTTTGCATCCAAATCCCTTAGTTTTAAATCTGTTATACTGGAAGAGGACAAAAGCCGTGCCAATGTTTTGTCTTTGACGTGTTCAGACAACCGGGCGCTGTCAGAAGCCTTGCGCAACAGGACAAAGGACGTAACGCCTTTAACCCCTTTGGTGGAATGGATTGGGCAACAGCAGCAGGATGTTCAATATATTTTGTTTGTTCTCACCCAGGATGCTCAGGCAAAGCGGTTGAATGCACTGCTTGCACCCTACGGCATCGAACCGCAATATTGCCGGGATTTCAGTGATCTTTGCGCCATGAAACCGGGATTGTATTTTACCGTGGGGGCTTTGAGCAGCGGTTTTATTCCTGCCCTCGAAAATTTCAGTATAGTGACTGAAGGTGAGATTTTCGGCCGAAAACGAATCCGTCGAAGGGTCTCGGCAAGACGGGATTTAAAGGCCCAGTTCATTGCCCCCGAAGAGCTTAAAAACGGCGATTTTGTGGTTCATTTGGAACATGGGGTAGGGCGGTATGAGGGACTTTTCAGTCTTACCGTATCCGGTATTTCCCAGGATTTTATTCTAGTGGTTTACCAGGATGATGACAAGCTCTATGTCCCTGTGGACCGAATGGAGGTCATTGGCAAGTATATCGGGGTGGACGGCTATACGCCGGTACTTGATAAAATCGGCTCCAAGTCCTGGACAAATTCCAAGGCCAAGGCCAAGGCTGAAGTCGAAAAAATGGCAGCAGGATTGCTGGATCTGTATGCCCGGCGCAAAGTGGCCAAAGGCTTTTCATTCAGCCGTCCGGATAACTACTATAATGATTTTGAAGCAGGTTTTCCCTATGAAGAGACAAGGGATCAGCTGCGTGCCATAGATGATGTTCATCTGGATATGGAAAAGAATACGCCCATGGACCGGCTGGTTTGCGGCGATGTGGGCTATGGAAAAACCGAAGTTGCCATCCGGGCGGCGTTCAAGGCAGTGAACGACGGCAAGCAGGTGGCCTTGGTCGTACCCACCACCATCCTGGCCGAGCAGCACCTCAACACGTTCCGGGACCGTTTCAAAGAGTATCCGGTTATTATCGAGTGCCTGTCCCGTTTCCGTACAAGAAAAGAACAGACCGATATTTTAAAGAGAACAGCCGGGGGGGCAGTGGATATTGTCATTGGCACCCACAGGCTTTTGCAAAAGGATGTGGTGTTTAAATCCCTGGGGCTTTTGATCATTGATGAGGAACAGCGGTTCGGGGTCAAACACAAGGAAAAATTAAAAGAGAAACGGGCGTCTGTGGATGTTCTGGCGCTGTCTGCCACACCCATCCCAAGGACTTTGCACATGTCTTTAACCGGTATGCGGGATATTTCCGTCATTACCACCCCACCCGCAGACCGCCAACCCATAATTTCATATATTTCCAAATACGAAGATGCTGTGGTCCGGGACGCTGTTGTTAAGGAACTGGATAGAAAGGGCCAGGTCTTTTTTGTTCATAACAATATAAAGACCATATTCAAGACTGCTGAAAATATACAAAAACTTGTGCCCGATGCAAAAATTGGCGTCGCCCACGGCAGATTGTCCGAAACCGAGCTTGAAAAGGTGATGGAACAGTTCATTCATCAGCAGATCAATGTGCTGGTCTGCACCACCATCATTGAGTCGGGGCTGGATATCCCCAGTGCCAACACCATGATCATAGACAAGGCCGAGCGTTTCGGCTTGTCCCAGATTTACCAGTTACGCGGACGAATTGGCCGGGGGGACGACCAGGCCTATGCGTATCTGTTTATTGCAGATGAATCCAGACTTACCAAAGATGCCAGAAAGCGGTTGGCAGCCCTCATGGAGCACCGGGATCTTGGGTCCGGATTCCAGATTGCCATGAAAGATCTTCAGATCCGCGGGGCAGGGACGGCCTTAGGCGCTTCCCAGTCCGGTCATATCGCAGCCGTGGGCTATGATATGTTTCTTAAGCTTTTGGACCACGCCGTCAAAGATATGAAAGGCGAACATGTCGCCGAACCCCTGGAACCTGAAATCAACGCATCCATGTCATCCGGATTTCCAGATGATTATATAGAATCGGTGGAGCAACGTCTGACCATTTATCGAAGATTGTCTCGTCTGACCCGGGTATCAGATATCTCCGACATGAAAAAAGAGCTGGTGGACCGGTATGGCAAACTGCCGAAACCTGCCGAAAACATGCTCCT
- the xerD gene encoding site-specific tyrosine recombinase XerD, with protein sequence MYELADAYMDHLTIEKGLSANSITAYGADLCSYLNYLSDNGIEDLGDADTTAVLGWLVYLTRQGLSAKSRARHLISIRGFYKYLTAEKLVSVNPLKDIDIPKTGKHLPCVISINEVELLLNSCDVATPKGQRNLAMMEIMYGAGLRVTELISLKVADVNLDAGLVRVMGKGAKERIVPIGSKAKDAAKIWLDQGRPMALKQLSSDFLFIARAGKPMTRQSFWKIIKKYALDAGIARPVSPHTLRHSFATHMIEGGADLRSVQTMLGHSDISSTQIYTHISRDYLIQMHHEFHPRRYF encoded by the coding sequence ATGTATGAACTTGCAGACGCATATATGGACCATCTGACCATAGAAAAGGGGCTTTCTGCCAACAGCATCACAGCCTATGGCGCAGATCTTTGTTCATACCTTAATTATCTGTCCGACAACGGGATTGAGGATCTTGGCGATGCCGATACCACAGCAGTTCTTGGATGGTTGGTTTATTTGACCCGCCAGGGGCTGTCAGCCAAGTCCAGGGCCCGGCATTTGATTTCCATAAGAGGGTTTTATAAATACTTGACAGCAGAGAAATTGGTGTCTGTCAACCCCTTGAAAGATATTGATATTCCAAAAACCGGCAAGCATTTGCCATGCGTCATTTCCATCAATGAGGTGGAATTGCTATTGAACAGCTGTGATGTCGCAACACCCAAAGGACAGAGAAATCTTGCCATGATGGAAATTATGTATGGGGCAGGGCTTCGGGTCACGGAACTTATATCTTTAAAAGTGGCTGATGTGAATCTGGATGCAGGGCTTGTCAGGGTTATGGGCAAAGGCGCCAAAGAGAGAATTGTGCCCATTGGCTCAAAGGCCAAGGACGCGGCAAAAATTTGGCTGGATCAGGGGCGCCCCATGGCATTAAAGCAGCTGTCCAGTGATTTCCTGTTTATTGCGAGGGCGGGTAAACCCATGACCCGTCAGTCATTCTGGAAAATTATAAAAAAATATGCCCTTGATGCCGGCATTGCCCGGCCTGTCTCCCCCCATACCCTGCGCCACTCCTTTGCCACCCATATGATCGAAGGCGGTGCGGACCTGCGGTCGGTCCAGACCATGCTGGGTCATTCCGATATTTCAAGTACCCAGATTTATACTCATATTTCACGGGATTACCTGATTCAAATGCATCATGAATTTCACCCTAGAAGATATTTCTAA
- a CDS encoding SUMF1/EgtB/PvdO family nonheme iron enzyme, giving the protein MANVSTITLSGVIQAIENLNYRPGSVKDKAIRAISAYYVSEDSILDLSSIDGDSLIRQIWDVGDDPAKIRSKRRNFSSLKSSINADLKKLSAKGLNPEDITLTELNVFDMTEDAKSSLLQSFGDAVKTDGFDRAKAADVLNAVAEFLSKIKSSDVERDSSDIIEEIKKVLNRLGYRILDDDEGTGGDGDALEEVEEIDEDQEIEEVELDEDEELEEVDEDLLDGDIEEIDDDVEIEDIEDDELEEVEEIDEDQEIEEVELDEDEDLEELDEDLLDGDIEEIDDDVEIEDIEDDELEEVEEIDEDQEIEEVELDEDEELEDVDEDLLDGDIEEIDDDIEIEDIEDDELEEVEEIDENQEIEEVELDEDEDLEELEEIDEDTQIEDVELDDDESLEEIEDIELDEDQEIEEVDLGEDEDLEELDELDEEELAALEEFRNARELAEQFDDFLGEREKKFNAYITIPAGTYTIGTQKSLKSSLALQPFDMPKVYMGKYPVTNALFEIFIEQTGYVTTAERKGSGTVYHSRFKKQGDKVVWGKQAGSSIVKGACWYQPLGPGSTLHGKRNHPVVQISVDDAFAYASWIGRRLPTEAEWEAAARTDMALKYPWGDQFDPKALNIESSGHADTCPVDDYDHAANVFGMTDMLGNVMEWTADTQPPPFVTRKSKLFNVAKGGAWNAKDLVTISSRGLFPLDTSANIIGFRCVSELFQ; this is encoded by the coding sequence TTGGCTAATGTATCCACCATCACCTTGTCAGGCGTTATCCAGGCAATAGAGAATCTTAACTATCGTCCCGGATCCGTCAAGGATAAGGCCATTCGAGCCATATCTGCTTATTATGTCTCCGAAGATAGTATTTTGGACCTTTCGTCCATTGACGGGGACAGCCTTATCCGTCAAATATGGGACGTCGGGGATGATCCTGCAAAAATAAGATCCAAAAGAAGAAATTTTTCCAGTCTTAAATCCTCCATTAATGCGGATTTGAAAAAGTTGTCCGCCAAAGGGCTTAATCCCGAGGATATCACGCTGACTGAGTTAAATGTCTTTGACATGACGGAGGATGCGAAAAGCAGTCTTTTGCAGTCTTTCGGAGATGCCGTGAAAACCGATGGATTTGATCGTGCCAAAGCTGCTGATGTGCTTAATGCCGTGGCTGAATTTTTGAGCAAAATAAAGTCTTCCGATGTAGAACGTGACTCAAGCGATATTATAGAAGAGATTAAAAAGGTGCTTAACCGGCTTGGTTACAGGATTTTGGATGACGATGAAGGGACAGGCGGTGATGGTGACGCCCTTGAAGAAGTCGAAGAGATAGACGAAGACCAGGAGATAGAAGAGGTCGAACTTGACGAGGACGAAGAGCTAGAAGAGGTGGATGAGGATCTCCTCGACGGCGATATCGAAGAAATAGATGATGATGTTGAAATAGAAGATATTGAGGATGACGAGCTTGAAGAGGTTGAAGAGATAGATGAAGACCAGGAGATAGAAGAGGTCGAGCTTGATGAGGATGAAGACCTTGAGGAGCTGGACGAGGATCTCCTCGACGGCGATATTGAAGAGATAGATGATGATGTTGAAATAGAAGATATCGAGGATGACGAACTCGAAGAGGTCGAAGAGATAGATGAAGACCAGGAGATAGAAGAGGTCGAACTTGACGAGGACGAAGAACTTGAAGATGTGGATGAGGATCTTCTCGACGGCGATATCGAAGAGATAGATGATGATATTGAAATAGAAGATATCGAGGATGACGAACTCGAAGAGGTCGAAGAGATAGATGAAAACCAGGAGATAGAAGAGGTTGAACTTGACGAAGATGAAGATCTTGAAGAGCTCGAAGAGATTGACGAGGATACCCAAATAGAAGATGTCGAGCTCGATGATGATGAGTCCCTTGAAGAAATAGAAGATATTGAACTTGATGAGGATCAGGAGATAGAAGAGGTTGATTTAGGTGAGGATGAGGACTTAGAAGAGCTTGACGAGCTTGATGAAGAAGAACTGGCAGCCCTTGAGGAATTTAGAAATGCCCGGGAGCTGGCCGAACAGTTTGACGATTTTTTAGGAGAGCGTGAAAAAAAATTTAATGCATATATAACGATTCCTGCAGGCACCTACACCATAGGTACACAAAAATCTTTGAAATCCAGCCTGGCTTTACAGCCGTTTGACATGCCCAAGGTCTACATGGGTAAATATCCGGTAACCAATGCCTTATTTGAAATTTTTATTGAACAAACCGGGTATGTTACCACCGCTGAAAGAAAAGGCAGTGGAACCGTTTACCATTCCCGGTTTAAAAAACAAGGAGATAAAGTGGTCTGGGGCAAACAAGCCGGATCTTCCATTGTTAAAGGGGCTTGCTGGTATCAGCCGTTAGGGCCCGGTTCCACTCTTCACGGCAAAAGAAACCATCCTGTGGTTCAAATCAGTGTGGATGATGCCTTTGCCTATGCCTCATGGATCGGACGGCGTCTGCCCACGGAAGCCGAATGGGAAGCTGCTGCCCGCACGGACATGGCTTTAAAATATCCCTGGGGTGATCAGTTTGACCCAAAGGCATTAAACATTGAATCGTCAGGCCATGCCGACACTTGCCCTGTGGATGATTATGATCATGCTGCCAATGTTTTCGGAATGACGGATATGCTGGGTAATGTCATGGAATGGACCGCCGACACCCAGCCGCCCCCTTTTGTCACCCGTAAATCCAAGTTGTTCAATGTTGCCAAAGGCGGGGCCTGGAATGCCAAGGACTTGGTGACCATCAGTTCCCGGGGCTTGTTCCCTTTGGATACATCTGCCAATATCATTGGATTTCGATGTGTTTCAGAGCTTTTTCAGTAA
- a CDS encoding ParA family protein — MKNVLTISGLKGGTGKSTTALNLSACLALYGQKILLVDCDPQARVSQWCKMNSNGRDYDLAQVLGGRINVRDAICTTEIDGLYMLPAGFDLFLLSLKLTRRIDNEKLLRLVIDEIKNDYDMIICDAPSSCGYLSLAALTAADWITAVVTPEQDWVSDFHSLMKVVRYIRQSHNTPLGISGIVFNRCNSEEQIENRVVTEVLEQIRPLIYKTMIPDDEILEAKDACISPLPLYDVKSQASQAYFAVAREIIRAFNPK; from the coding sequence ATGAAAAATGTATTAACTATTTCAGGGCTGAAAGGCGGTACGGGCAAAAGCACGACAGCCCTTAATCTATCCGCTTGCCTGGCACTTTATGGGCAAAAAATATTGCTGGTTGACTGTGATCCCCAAGCACGTGTGTCCCAATGGTGTAAAATGAATTCAAATGGGAGGGATTATGACCTTGCACAAGTTTTGGGGGGCAGAATAAACGTTCGGGATGCGATATGCACAACTGAAATTGACGGACTGTATATGCTGCCGGCCGGTTTCGATCTTTTTCTCTTGTCCCTTAAACTGACCAGGCGCATAGACAACGAAAAGCTTCTTCGCCTTGTTATTGATGAGATAAAAAATGATTATGATATGATTATATGCGATGCACCCTCATCCTGCGGATATTTGAGCTTGGCCGCTTTGACGGCAGCGGACTGGATTACGGCAGTGGTTACCCCGGAGCAAGACTGGGTCAGTGATTTTCATTCACTGATGAAAGTTGTCCGGTACATACGCCAATCCCACAATACACCATTAGGTATTTCAGGTATTGTGTTCAACAGATGCAATAGTGAAGAGCAAATTGAAAATCGTGTGGTTACCGAAGTGCTGGAACAGATTCGCCCACTGATATATAAAACCATGATCCCTGACGATGAAATTCTTGAAGCAAAAGACGCCTGCATTAGTCCGTTGCCTTTGTATGACGTTAAATCCCAGGCTTCCCAAGCGTATTTTGCTGTCGCCAGGGAGATTATCCGTGCATTCAATCCAAAATGA